The proteins below come from a single Mytilus edulis chromosome 5, xbMytEdul2.2, whole genome shotgun sequence genomic window:
- the LOC139523842 gene encoding NF-kappa-B inhibitor alpha-like has protein sequence MDAHCRHKGGDIETDGEQLLKHQTDERFDSAYSSYNSVNSSSSIQGFKSDLELRREITQISSMSKSTHNFDSFNPKDSGVGLDSVDSAIGKSLQSVEIEDDILCEKASNVEEKFQISDISERLGDMRINSLDSLGSSCSSIDSDRVTPEAMVVYGKDEDGDTLLNIAILERQTQLVSEFIKLAPGCVWLDIQNSDMWQTPLHLAALTHQMEIARRLMVGGADIEIQDSNGDTPLHIACRLGDIDMVSVLLRPIELSETQFNEYRIPVRQVPQNLEIRNSNGYTCLHESALNGQLNIMKVLISKGAQVNTKECKCGATVLHMAIDRSNSEMVSYLLSRRDTNIDNKLYNGTTPMLLSHYRKNTEILEKLKRAGASFGNLSLTGSPNSSEDDDM, from the coding sequence ATGGATGCTCATTGTCGTCATAAAGGTGGAGATATCGAGACTGATGGTGAACAATTATTAAAACATCAAACTGATGAAAGATTTGACTCTGCGTATTCATCATACAATTCAGTTAATTCATCTAGTTCTATACAAGGATTTAAAAGTGACTTAGAACTGAGACGTGAAATAACACAAATTTCCAGCATGTCTAAATCAACACATAACTTTGATTCTTTTAATCCTAAAGACAGTGGTGTTGGACTAGATTCAGTTGACAGTGCAATCGGCAAATCACTTCAATCCGTGGAAATTGAAGATGACATTTTATGCGAAAAAGCCTCTAATGTTGAAGAAAAGTTTCAGATCAGTGACATTTCAGAGCGTCTTGGAGATATGAGAATCAATTCTTTAGACTCATTGGGATCTAGTTGCAGTTCTATCGATTCCGACAGAGTAACGCCAGAAGCTATGGTCGTATATGGAAAAGACGAGGATGGTGATACCTTATTGAACATTGCTATTTTAGAGCGACAAACACAACTCGTATCTGAGTTTATAAAGCTTGCACCAGGGTGTGTATGGTTAGACATTCAAAATAGCGATATGTGGCAGACACCCCTACATTTGGCAgcattaactcatcagatggaaataGCACGGAGATTAATGGTTGGCGGGGCCGATATTGAAATTCAGGACAGCAATGGAGATACACCACTTCATATTGCATGCCGTCTTGGGGATATAGACATGGTTTCAGTTTTATTGCGGCCTATTGAACTAAGTGAAACACAATTTAACGAATACAGAATTCCTGTAAGACAAGTTCCACAGAATCTTGAAATTAGAAATTCCAATGGATATACATGTTTACACGAATCAGCACTCAACGGACAATTGAACATTATGAAAGTATTGATTTCGAAAGGAGCTCAAGTAAATACAAAAGAATGTAAATGTGGAGCAACAGTACTCCATATGGCCATCGATCGAAGCAATTCTGAAATGGTCAGTTACTTGCTGTCCCGAAGAGACACAAACATTGACAATAAACTATATAATGGAACAACTCCAATGCTTTTGTCTCATTATCGTAAAAACACTGAAATTCTTGAAAAATTGAAGCGTGCCGGAGCATCATTTGGAAACCTTAGTTTGACCGGTAGTCCAAATTCCAGTGAGGACGATGATATGTAA